CTCAGGCCCTTCTCCCCCAATTTATCTCGATAGTGCTTGACCAAACGAGAAGAAAAACCCAACACGGAAATAATGGGATTTTTCAGGTCATGGGAGACAACGCGAGCAAAGTCCTTCACCTCCTCGTTGATGCTTTGAAGTTCTTTCTCTGCCTCTTTTCGCTCTTCTATTTCCCGTCTCAGTCGCTCGTTGGCCTTTGCCAGTTCGGCAGTTCGCTCTTCAACCCGTCTTTCAAGCTCCTCGTGTGCTTTTCGCAGCTCCTCCTCAGCCCGCTTGCGATCCATCTCCAGTCTCTTCTGATTAAGGGCATTGTTCACTGTCTTCAACAGTTCCTCATGCTCAAACGGCTTTCTGAGGTAATCAAAGGCCCCTCTCCTCAAAGATTCTACAGTCGTGTCCACAGAAGCATGGCCGGTAATAACAACAACAAAGGTGCCAGGACATTGGCTCCTCATATGATCCATGAGTTGAAGCCCGTTCATATCAGGCATCTGAATGTCCAGCAGCACAACGTCAAAAACCTCTTTCGCAAAGGATTCCATAGCCTCCCTGCCACTATGGCTAATTTGGGTCTCAAGCCCGTCCTTGCTTAACAAAAACTGCAAGCTACTGCACATAAGAGGCTCATCATCAACTATGAGAATCTTGGGCTCATACGTCATCACTACCTCCAAAAGCAATCCGGATAAGCCGGAATCTGAGCGAAGCAATATTGGACGCCAACTTGTCAATGAGGCCATCAAGCAAACTCTCTGCACTCCTTAACTCATTTTCCGAATCAAAGTGCGACCCCAATCCTCGCAAGATGGCGTCATATCTCGATGTGGACTCCCCGATTGCCTCGTAATCTACAGTGGGGAGAGGATAGAGTTCATCCGTAAAGAAATAGTTACACAAGCCCTTGACGGAGTTGATCCGGAAAGGCCAATAGAGCTTAAGCTCCAGGAATTCTCGAACAGCCTCCAGGCATTTTCCACGTCCGAGTATGTCTTCTTTTGTTATTGGCCGATTGATTCGCCTTTCGACGTCTTGAAAAAATGCCCTTAACATCTCTGTTTCCGTAATGACAAGTCCATAAAGGTACCAATCTCTTGCCGCTTCGCAGACGATCTCTTTGAAAACAGCCGGTAGTCTGTAGTGGGACGGACAGAAATAGACGCTGCACGCCATCCCCCCATAAAAGCTAAGTCCTCTGAAATCTATCCCTTTGTTTCCATGAGCCAGCGGATGTAACAGGCAGCCCACTCTGGAACGTTTTCTGCCAACTAAGCCTATGTACGGACAGTGATGAAACTTCGAGAAAGGTCTTTTCTGTTGTTCCCTTGCCTCAAGATCTTCTTTGAAGGCGAGGATGGAATCAATATCTCTCGGAAGGCGCGCAAAAGCCTCTGTGCGCCAGGTCAGCATCTCCATAAGGGCAGCAAAGGATGGGGTAGTCACATTGTACAAACCACAGCATGCCCCACACGAAACCCGTCCGTTGACCTGGCATAGGTAGACCCCGCCAGGCACATCGTTGTCAGTGTTATCGGAAACAGACATTGGAAAAGGTTTTATGTAAGGATTGCTTAATGTACATCCTCATTGCCTCGCC
The genomic region above belongs to Deltaproteobacteria bacterium and contains:
- a CDS encoding response regulator; protein product: MTYEPKILIVDDEPLMCSSLQFLLSKDGLETQISHSGREAMESFAKEVFDVVLLDIQMPDMNGLQLMDHMRSQCPGTFVVVITGHASVDTTVESLRRGAFDYLRKPFEHEELLKTVNNALNQKRLEMDRKRAEEELRKAHEELERRVEERTAELAKANERLRREIEERKEAEKELQSINEEVKDFARVVSHDLKNPIISVLGFSSRLVKHYRDKLGEKGLSYLEHIVANARRMELLVSDLLTLSTVGRVVPSSGYISSGEIVRNVSSSLQASLRDKGIELVVAENLPTIYCDGERVHQVFENLLVNAIKFIGDTEAPKIEIGYGDGGDLHHFYLRDNGIGIDRKNHRKIFEKFLRLREIEDEEGTGLGLPIVERIVNSCGGKVWVESEKGEGATFCFTLPKVLAEK